In Candidatus Methylomirabilota bacterium, the DNA window CGCGATGCGGGCGGCCCTCGAGGCGCTGGTCGACGCCGCCGACGAGGACCTCGGCACCGGCGGCCCGGACTTCCAGCGCGGCATCTACCCCACCGTGAAGACGATCACGCGGTCGGGAATCACCGACCTGGCCGACGAGGACATCCGCCGCACCCTTGAGGCCATCCTGAACACCCGAGGGCGCAACTGATGCCGCGACGGCTTCGCGAGGCGCAGCCGAAGTCGAGCCGAGCGCATTCCACCAGTCTGTTCGGAGGCCTCGCCTGATGCCGCTGCCGTACTACGTGTCGCCGGAACAAATGATGAAGGACAAGGCGGAGTATGCCCGCAAGGGCATCTCCCGCGGCAAGGCTATCGTGGCCATCGAGTACCGCGACGGCATCCTGCTCGTGGCCGAGAACCCCTCGACGCTGCTGCACAAGATCTCCGAGATCTACGACCGCATCGCGTTCGCCGGGGTCGGCAAGTACAACGAGTTCGAGAACCTGCGGGTCGCAGGGGTCCGGCACGCCGACGTGAAGGGGTACTCGTACTCCCGCGGTGATGTGAGCGCCAAGGCCCTCGCCAACGCCTACTCGCAGGGGCTCGGCAACATCTTCACCCAGGACATCAAGCCGTTCGAGGTGGAGGTGCTGGTGTGTGAGGTGGGCGACAGCAACAACGGCGGCAAGAACGAGATCTACCACATCCTCTATGACGGGACGATCGAGGACGAGAAGAACTACGCTGCCATGGGTGGCCAGTCGGACGAGATCCGGCGCTACCTCAAGGACAACTTCAAGGACGGCCTGGACCTCGCCGCCTCCCTCCAGCTCGGTGTCCGGGCCCTCATGGTGACCCAGAACAAGACGCTGACCGAACGCGACCTCGAAGTGGCGGTGCTCGATCGCACCAAGGAGCGGCGGAAGTTCCGCCGCATCCCCGCCGAGGTGCTCGACCAGCTGCTCCGCGCCCCCGCGTGAGCGCATCGCACCCCCTCCCGATTCTTGCGCCCAGCCTCCCAGCCTGATACCCTGAGGGCCACATGAAACGGCGCATCTTCGGGATGGAGAACGAGTACGGCCTGACCTGCACGCTCAACGGTCAGCGCCGGCTCTCGCCCGATAACGTCGCCCGGTACCTGTTCGAGAAAGTCATCCCCGGCGCCCGCAACGCCAACGTCTTCCTGGAGAACGGCGCCCGGCTCTATCTCGACACCGGCTTCCACCCCGAGTACGCGACGCCGGAGTGCGACGACATCGTCGAGCTCGTGACCCACGACAAGGCGGGCGAGCGGATCGTCGAGGACCTGCTCCACCAGGCGGAGAAGCGCCTGCGCGAGGACGGGATTTCGGGGA includes these proteins:
- the prcA gene encoding proteasome subunit alpha: MPLPYYVSPEQMMKDKAEYARKGISRGKAIVAIEYRDGILLVAENPSTLLHKISEIYDRIAFAGVGKYNEFENLRVAGVRHADVKGYSYSRGDVSAKALANAYSQGLGNIFTQDIKPFEVEVLVCEVGDSNNGGKNEIYHILYDGTIEDEKNYAAMGGQSDEIRRYLKDNFKDGLDLAASLQLGVRALMVTQNKTLTERDLEVAVLDRTKERRKFRRIPAEVLDQLLRAPA